In Caldisericum sp., a single genomic region encodes these proteins:
- a CDS encoding radical SAM protein, with product MSELGALKGLYELLSPCNLCPLECGSKRLQGEVGVCNAGVLMKISHAVLYKGEEPPLSGKFGSGTIFFSNCNLKCVYCQNYNFSQNGAGKIVSVKELSQKMIELERNGASNINFVTATHYAPQAMASLYRARNLGLTIPSVWNTVGYETVEVVRLLNEFIDIYLPDLRYVNDNDALRYSNAPHYFETTMDALKEMVKAKGIRFGNDGLLKQGVVVRYLVFPGKLDDLRTALRILKREFGDSIFISVMTQYVPVYRAKEFKELSRKLTKDEINEVKKIVKEEGVKNGWVQYD from the coding sequence ATGAGCGAATTAGGCGCTCTTAAAGGGCTTTATGAACTTCTTTCTCCGTGTAATCTTTGTCCTCTTGAGTGTGGAAGTAAAAGGCTTCAAGGAGAAGTTGGTGTTTGCAATGCAGGAGTGTTAATGAAAATTTCGCATGCGGTACTGTATAAAGGTGAGGAGCCACCGCTATCGGGGAAGTTTGGATCTGGGACAATATTCTTTAGTAATTGCAATCTCAAGTGTGTTTACTGCCAGAATTACAACTTCAGTCAAAATGGTGCAGGAAAAATTGTTTCAGTTAAGGAGCTTTCACAAAAAATGATTGAACTTGAACGAAATGGGGCTTCAAACATAAATTTCGTTACGGCGACGCACTATGCACCGCAGGCGATGGCTTCGTTATACAGAGCACGGAATCTTGGGCTTACAATTCCATCCGTGTGGAACACTGTTGGATATGAAACAGTTGAGGTTGTAAGACTATTAAATGAGTTTATCGATATATACCTGCCTGACTTGAGGTATGTTAATGATAATGATGCGCTTAGATATTCAAATGCGCCTCACTACTTTGAGACGACTATGGATGCCCTGAAAGAGATGGTAAAGGCAAAGGGAATTCGCTTTGGAAACGATGGTCTTTTGAAACAGGGGGTTGTTGTAAGGTATCTTGTATTTCCAGGCAAACTCGACGATTTAAGGACTGCCTTAAGAATTTTAAAGAGAGAATTCGGAGATAGCATTTTTATAAGCGTTATGACACAGTATGTCCCTGTTTACCGGGCAAAAGAGTTTAAGGAACTTTCTCGAAAACTAACAAAAGACGAAATAAACGAAGTCAAGAAAATTGTAAAAGAAGAAGGCGTAAAGAACGGCTGGGTTCAGTACGACTAA
- the trmFO gene encoding methylenetetrahydrofolate--tRNA-(uracil(54)-C(5))-methyltransferase (FADH(2)-oxidizing) TrmFO, giving the protein MRVVVIGGGLAGSEAALQIAERGIDVYLYEMRPQKWTEAHRTPNFGELVCSNSLGSVELEDGRGLLKFEALGLGSFLLRIAYDTRVPAGKALAVDRSLFSETITKAILEHPKIHVVREEITSIDTSDIVILATGPLTSEALLRNLTQLFSDNLYFYDAISPIVLKESLDLSKMFFGGRYEQSDDYLNIPLTEEEYRLFYTELINAKTHTPHDFDKKFFEACLPIEEIARRGFDALRYGPLTPKGFSSKYFAVVQLRREDIHGNMFELVGFQTSLTYPEQKRVFSLLPGLENAEFVRYGSIHKNVYFRGNRILLKTLQTRKFPNVFLAGQITGSEGYSEAISTGLVAGINAARLYMGKPLLEIPDTTMLGSLIRFLVENDLETPQPMRANFGLMRKEYFELPKSVRKKTFIEDSKKTVEKLKEML; this is encoded by the coding sequence ATGAGAGTTGTTGTTATTGGTGGAGGGCTTGCAGGAAGCGAAGCCGCCCTACAGATTGCAGAGCGTGGCATTGATGTGTATCTATATGAGATGAGACCTCAAAAATGGACAGAGGCACACAGGACACCAAACTTTGGAGAACTTGTATGCAGTAATTCCTTGGGTTCGGTAGAACTTGAAGATGGAAGAGGACTTCTCAAGTTTGAAGCCCTGGGACTTGGGTCTTTTCTTTTAAGAATTGCCTACGACACAAGAGTTCCTGCAGGGAAAGCACTTGCAGTTGATAGATCTCTTTTTTCCGAAACAATAACGAAAGCTATCTTAGAGCACCCTAAAATTCATGTTGTAAGAGAAGAAATTACTTCAATAGATACAAGTGACATTGTTATACTTGCAACAGGTCCTCTTACAAGCGAAGCCCTTTTAAGAAATCTTACGCAACTTTTTTCTGATAATCTTTACTTTTACGATGCAATTTCACCAATTGTTTTGAAAGAGTCTCTTGACTTGTCGAAGATGTTTTTTGGTGGAAGGTACGAGCAGTCGGATGATTATCTTAACATACCTCTTACAGAAGAGGAATACAGGTTATTTTATACTGAACTCATAAATGCAAAAACACACACGCCCCACGATTTCGATAAGAAATTTTTTGAGGCCTGTTTGCCAATTGAGGAGATTGCAAGAAGGGGCTTTGATGCGTTGCGTTATGGACCTCTTACGCCAAAGGGATTTTCTTCCAAGTATTTTGCAGTGGTTCAGTTGAGAAGGGAAGACATCCATGGTAATATGTTTGAACTTGTAGGGTTTCAAACTTCTCTTACATATCCTGAGCAAAAAAGGGTTTTTAGCCTTCTTCCAGGGCTTGAAAACGCTGAGTTTGTAAGATACGGAAGTATCCATAAGAATGTCTATTTTAGAGGAAATAGAATTTTACTTAAGACCTTGCAAACTCGAAAATTTCCAAATGTGTTTTTGGCTGGTCAAATAACGGGCTCTGAGGGTTATAGCGAGGCAATATCAACAGGGCTTGTTGCTGGAATTAATGCAGCAAGACTTTATATGGGGAAGCCGCTTTTAGAAATTCCTGATACAACGATGCTTGGAAGTCTTATAAGATTCCTTGTTGAAAATGATCTTGAGACTCCACAGCCAATGAGAGCAAATTTTGGTCTTATGAGAAAAGAGTATTTTGAACTTCCAAAATCCGTAAGGAAAAAGACATTTATTGAAGATTCAAAGAAGACTGTGGAAAAACTTAAGGAGATGCTATGA
- the dprA gene encoding DNA-protecting protein DprA, with the protein MDLINVVALNYLRFNKPKEAKIYIKEFLENNSFDFELDKEYIEIAKREIEKAEKLGVKITPFFHEAFPKSLLNIPDKPLLLYVKGDFKGFNEEAVAVVGSRKCTEYGKSISYKIAYDLGSASVTVVSGLAYGIDSAAHSGAIDANGRTVAVLGSGIDVIYPKDHLNLAKKIENHGFLVSEFPLGTTPLKYNFPFRNRIISGLSLGVVVVEAELKSGSLITASHALDQGKQVFAVPGNITSPSSAGTNALIRDGAIPLLSTSDIFENINALEHLTFKKEEDVLTKEESVVLSAISDGDTFDTLKEKVKLNDGELLFSLTTLEVKRLIKKNAGRFFKI; encoded by the coding sequence ATGGATTTAATAAATGTTGTTGCGCTAAACTATCTGAGGTTTAACAAGCCAAAGGAAGCAAAGATTTACATAAAGGAATTTCTGGAAAATAATTCCTTTGATTTTGAATTAGATAAAGAATATATTGAGATAGCAAAAAGGGAAATTGAAAAAGCAGAGAAACTTGGTGTGAAAATAACTCCCTTTTTCCATGAAGCATTTCCAAAGTCTTTACTAAATATTCCCGATAAGCCTCTCCTTCTATATGTGAAGGGTGATTTTAAGGGCTTTAATGAAGAAGCGGTTGCCGTTGTTGGCTCAAGAAAGTGTACAGAGTACGGAAAAAGTATCTCTTATAAAATTGCTTACGACCTTGGAAGCGCATCAGTTACTGTTGTAAGCGGACTTGCATACGGTATTGATAGCGCTGCACACAGTGGCGCAATTGATGCAAATGGAAGGACTGTTGCTGTCCTGGGAAGTGGTATTGATGTAATATATCCAAAAGATCACCTTAATTTAGCGAAGAAAATTGAAAATCATGGCTTTTTGGTTTCAGAGTTTCCCCTCGGGACAACACCTTTGAAGTACAATTTTCCCTTTAGAAACAGAATTATAAGCGGCTTGAGTCTTGGTGTTGTTGTGGTTGAAGCAGAGTTAAAAAGTGGATCTCTCATAACCGCAAGCCATGCCTTAGACCAGGGAAAGCAGGTTTTTGCGGTCCCGGGCAACATTACAAGCCCGTCAAGTGCTGGAACAAATGCGCTTATAAGGGATGGTGCGATACCGTTACTTTCAACAAGCGATATTTTTGAGAATATTAATGCACTTGAGCATCTTACTTTTAAGAAAGAGGAGGATGTTCTAACAAAAGAAGAATCTGTTGTCCTTAGTGCAATTTCAGATGGAGATACATTTGATACCCTTAAAGAAAAGGTCAAGTTAAATGATGGTGAACTTCTTTTTTCCCTTACAACACTTGAAGTAAAGAGACTAATAAAGAAAAACGCAGGGAGGTTTTTTAAGATATGA
- a CDS encoding ECF transporter S component, with the protein MSWKNLRSIIFAGILAALSFVLMRFTEFPLLPQASFLKTDLGDIPLLVGAYFFGPLIGVAIAFVKDILFFISGAGSGGPIGVLLNFIATGTFALVVGLVSLKKKNDLTLALGLILGTIALVLVMIPTNLWAIPKFLPSWTKEQTLTYIFTINVPFNILKGLLDTVVTFLVVKALKGRRIFSQN; encoded by the coding sequence ATGTCCTGGAAAAATTTACGCAGTATCATTTTTGCTGGTATTCTTGCAGCCCTTAGTTTCGTTTTAATGCGCTTTACGGAGTTTCCTTTGCTCCCTCAAGCAAGTTTCCTTAAGACCGATTTAGGTGACATTCCACTTTTGGTAGGTGCCTACTTCTTTGGTCCGCTTATTGGCGTTGCAATTGCCTTCGTAAAAGACATATTGTTCTTTATTAGCGGAGCAGGGTCAGGCGGACCAATTGGTGTCCTTTTAAACTTCATTGCAACAGGCACATTTGCTCTGGTTGTAGGACTTGTAAGCCTTAAAAAGAAAAACGATTTAACTCTTGCTTTAGGGCTTATCCTTGGAACCATTGCGCTTGTGCTTGTAATGATCCCTACAAACCTTTGGGCAATACCAAAATTTTTGCCATCGTGGACAAAGGAGCAAACACTTACTTATATTTTTACAATTAATGTGCCATTTAACATCCTTAAAGGGCTGCTTGACACTGTTGTAACATTCCTAGTAGTAAAAGCACTAAAGGGAAGAAGAATCTTCTCTCAAAACTAA
- the rplT gene encoding 50S ribosomal protein L20, translating to MRVKAGVVTRRKHKKILKLAEGYRGAASRRFKVANEAVMHALKYSYIHRREKKREFRKLWIARINALAREYGLTYSRFINGLKLANIDIDRKMLADLAVNDVKAFEELVNKAKEALEKNGVKA from the coding sequence ATGAGAGTTAAAGCAGGAGTAGTAACAAGAAGGAAACATAAAAAGATTTTAAAGTTGGCAGAAGGTTATAGAGGCGCTGCTTCTCGTAGATTTAAGGTCGCAAATGAAGCAGTAATGCACGCACTAAAATACTCCTACATCCACAGGCGTGAGAAGAAGAGAGAGTTTAGAAAACTGTGGATTGCAAGAATAAATGCCCTTGCAAGAGAGTATGGTCTAACCTACAGTAGATTTATTAATGGTCTTAAACTTGCAAATATCGACATCGATAGGAAAATGCTTGCAGACCTTGCAGTTAATGATGTAAAGGCTTTTGAAGAACTTGTAAATAAGGCCAAAGAAGCACTTGAGAAAAACGGAGTTAAGGCATAG
- the rpmI gene encoding 50S ribosomal protein L35, translating to MKNKIRSSRSAMKRFRVTGTGKLVAYGANHSHHLEKKSSRRKKRLNSLHVISKTDVKNILGVAPYLK from the coding sequence ATGAAAAACAAAATCAGGTCAAGCAGGTCAGCAATGAAGAGGTTTAGAGTTACAGGAACTGGTAAACTTGTTGCTTATGGTGCAAATCACAGCCACCATCTTGAAAAGAAATCTTCAAGGAGAAAGAAAAGACTTAATAGTTTGCATGTAATCTCCAAAACTGATGTAAAGAACATTTTAGGTGTTGCACCGTATCTAAAGTAA
- a CDS encoding translation initiation factor IF-3: MANESIRLKEVRLIDENGAQVGIMSSRDALNIAREKGLDLVLIAPNANPPVCRIVDLGKYIYEQTKKEKEAKKKQTKIEVKQMRYRLKIDTNDLAIKNKKVREFIEDGNRVNIEIWFRGREMAFTDQGFELANKIIDALSDVAIVASPPKMAGKNLVFSLEPNKEVLKKLRERREAHEKQNQVKQVSNEEV, translated from the coding sequence ATTGCAAACGAAAGTATCCGCCTGAAGGAAGTGCGCCTTATTGACGAAAATGGCGCTCAGGTGGGGATTATGAGTTCAAGGGATGCCTTGAACATTGCAAGAGAAAAGGGACTTGATTTGGTACTCATAGCGCCAAATGCAAATCCCCCGGTTTGTAGAATCGTAGATTTAGGAAAGTACATTTACGAGCAAACAAAGAAAGAGAAAGAAGCAAAGAAGAAGCAGACAAAGATTGAAGTTAAGCAGATGCGCTACAGATTGAAGATTGATACAAACGACCTTGCAATTAAAAACAAGAAAGTGAGAGAGTTTATTGAGGATGGCAACAGAGTAAATATTGAGATATGGTTCAGGGGAAGAGAAATGGCATTCACGGATCAGGGCTTTGAGCTTGCAAACAAAATAATTGATGCTCTATCTGATGTTGCGATTGTTGCAAGCCCTCCGAAAATGGCTGGGAAAAATCTTGTGTTTTCTCTTGAACCAAACAAAGAAGTATTAAAGAAATTAAGGGAAAGGAGAGAAGCACATGAAAAACAAAATCAGGTCAAGCAGGTCAGCAATGAAGAGGTTTAG
- the thrS gene encoding threonine--tRNA ligase, which yields MQVKVSDEIHQFEEGLTIKEILERLNFDLSKIVAAYVNGVEKDLSTKLTEDAEVKPIFIDTPEGEEILRHSTSHILAQAVMHLFPNAKYTIGPAIDNGFYYDFDLENPLTEEDLAKIEEEMKRIVNQKLPFERVELPKEKAIELFKQLNQPYKIEIIEEVEGDTVSIYKQGDFTDLCRGPHIPDTSYARNFKLLSVAGAYWRGDEKNKMLQRVYGTAFATAERLEQYLNFLEEAKKRDHRKIGKELDLFSIQEEIGPGLILWHPKGAMIRKVIEDFWRDEHIKRGYYFVYTPHIARVELWKTSGHWDFYRENMFSPMEVDKGSYMVKPMNCPFHIAIYKSRTRSYRDLPLRLAELGTVYRYERAGVLHGLLRVRGFTQDDAHLFVQPEKLEEEIIGVVEFAKYMIETFGFKNYNVYLSTRPEKYVGSLENWELATNALKVALEELKIPYKIDPGEGVFYGPKIDIKLVDAIGREWQGPTIQVDFNLPERFDVTYIGEDGKEHRPIMIHRVVLGSMERFFGTLIEQYAGAFPTWIAPVQVRIVPIADRHFDYARSVKEKLFLNGLRVEVDERSEKMNAKIRDAETEKIPYVLVVGDKEVSSNAVSVRKRKAGDLGSMSVDAFLERILDEVKNRVID from the coding sequence ATGCAGGTAAAAGTATCAGACGAAATTCACCAATTCGAAGAGGGGCTAACCATAAAGGAAATTCTTGAAAGACTGAACTTTGACTTATCAAAAATTGTTGCAGCCTATGTAAATGGTGTCGAGAAAGACCTTTCAACAAAATTGACCGAAGATGCCGAAGTTAAACCGATATTTATCGATACACCTGAGGGTGAGGAGATACTAAGGCATAGCACATCACACATTCTTGCTCAAGCCGTGATGCACCTGTTCCCAAACGCAAAATACACTATTGGTCCCGCAATAGACAACGGATTTTATTACGACTTCGACCTCGAAAACCCGCTTACAGAAGAAGACCTTGCAAAAATCGAAGAAGAGATGAAGAGAATCGTTAACCAAAAACTTCCATTTGAAAGAGTTGAACTTCCGAAAGAGAAGGCAATCGAACTTTTTAAACAGCTCAATCAGCCCTATAAAATTGAAATTATAGAAGAAGTCGAAGGCGACACTGTTTCCATATACAAGCAGGGCGATTTTACAGACCTCTGTAGAGGTCCTCATATACCTGATACCTCATATGCGAGGAATTTTAAGTTGCTTTCTGTTGCGGGTGCCTACTGGAGGGGCGATGAAAAGAACAAGATGCTTCAGAGAGTCTATGGCACTGCCTTTGCAACAGCAGAGCGACTTGAGCAATATTTGAATTTCCTTGAGGAAGCAAAAAAGCGTGACCACAGAAAAATTGGAAAAGAACTTGATCTCTTTAGCATTCAAGAAGAAATTGGTCCTGGATTAATCCTGTGGCATCCAAAGGGTGCAATGATAAGGAAAGTAATCGAGGACTTCTGGAGAGACGAGCATATAAAGAGAGGTTATTACTTTGTTTATACACCACACATTGCCCGTGTTGAGTTGTGGAAGACGTCCGGGCACTGGGATTTCTACAGGGAAAATATGTTCTCACCAATGGAAGTCGATAAAGGCTCGTATATGGTAAAACCAATGAACTGCCCCTTCCACATTGCAATTTACAAATCGAGGACTCGTAGTTATAGAGACCTGCCGTTAAGGCTTGCAGAACTCGGTACAGTCTATAGATACGAAAGGGCGGGAGTCCTCCATGGACTTCTCAGGGTAAGAGGCTTCACTCAGGACGATGCGCACCTCTTTGTCCAGCCGGAGAAACTCGAGGAGGAGATCATAGGTGTTGTTGAGTTTGCAAAGTATATGATAGAGACTTTTGGATTCAAGAATTATAATGTCTATCTTTCAACACGACCTGAGAAATATGTGGGAAGCCTTGAAAACTGGGAGTTAGCAACAAATGCGCTTAAGGTTGCCCTTGAAGAGCTTAAAATCCCATACAAGATTGACCCTGGAGAAGGTGTTTTCTATGGACCAAAGATAGATATCAAACTGGTCGATGCAATCGGAAGAGAGTGGCAGGGTCCGACAATTCAGGTTGACTTCAACCTTCCAGAGAGGTTTGATGTAACATACATTGGCGAAGATGGAAAAGAGCACCGTCCAATTATGATACACAGGGTTGTCCTTGGTTCGATGGAAAGGTTCTTTGGAACACTTATTGAGCAGTATGCAGGGGCGTTCCCAACATGGATTGCGCCAGTCCAGGTGAGAATTGTTCCTATTGCTGATAGGCACTTTGACTACGCAAGAAGTGTCAAAGAAAAACTTTTCTTGAATGGTTTGCGTGTTGAAGTTGACGAAAGAAGCGAGAAGATGAACGCAAAGATAAGGGATGCCGAAACCGAAAAAATTCCATATGTGCTTGTAGTGGGTGATAAAGAGGTTTCTTCAAACGCTGTTTCTGTAAGGAAGAGAAAAGCAGGAGACCTTGGTTCAATGAGTGTGGATGCATTCCTTGAGCGTATTTTAGACGAGGTTAAAAATAGAGTTATCGATTAG
- a CDS encoding DUF47 family protein has product MKVWDSMFKRPDVFQNLLKAQAKKTVEGVNTLNEFMGVNEDVVNKDVLRHNLKIQIKRIESEGDNIRRDLLNELNKSLITPIDRQDIYTLSNTIDNILDYAYNTIEEMIIYQLYPNFYLKKMIEKISRGVNHISYAVENMFTDKNLANSNVVSAKVVENEIEETYHEALAELFSNEDFHYIFKMREVYRHISNSADRISEAADLIANILIKEV; this is encoded by the coding sequence ATGAAAGTTTGGGATTCTATGTTTAAAAGACCTGATGTTTTTCAAAACCTTTTGAAGGCTCAGGCTAAAAAGACTGTAGAAGGGGTTAACACTCTTAATGAGTTTATGGGTGTGAACGAAGATGTTGTTAACAAAGATGTTTTAAGGCATAACCTTAAAATTCAAATTAAGCGAATCGAATCCGAAGGAGACAATATCCGAAGAGACCTTCTGAACGAGTTAAATAAAAGCCTTATTACACCAATTGACAGGCAGGACATTTATACGCTTTCTAATACCATAGATAATATCCTTGACTATGCTTACAATACCATCGAGGAGATGATAATTTATCAACTCTATCCGAATTTCTACCTCAAGAAGATGATAGAAAAAATTTCAAGAGGCGTAAATCACATTAGTTATGCAGTGGAAAATATGTTCACCGATAAAAACCTCGCGAACAGCAATGTTGTTTCTGCGAAGGTTGTTGAAAACGAAATCGAGGAGACTTACCACGAGGCACTTGCAGAACTTTTCTCAAATGAGGACTTCCACTATATTTTCAAAATGAGAGAAGTCTACAGGCATATAAGCAATTCAGCCGATAGAATTTCTGAAGCAGCAGACCTTATCGCCAATATTCTTATAAAAGAGGTCTAA
- a CDS encoding inorganic phosphate transporter translates to MGANDGGVLLGSIISTNVIHPLFGVILLFLSLTVAPLIFGTEVVKTLGTRIVPIQFITLPMLYGAIIATMTWVIIAQRIKYPVSISYTFVGALVGSAIARKVHTHINTIEVLKVFGGLVASIAIGLIVSYIVTKIFNLILRYLSPKVSPVFKLLQVISSLFLVMGYGANDAEKTLSLVYTASLITQSNFAPNPKNIFVISLLSLLFIIGTLFFGANSLLTSGFRLMKSNPKETFLAQTITSATVLTFARFGLPVSSTETLNMSIVGIGVAEKPHAVRYNVVKNLILTWLVTVPASILLSYGISTIFITILK, encoded by the coding sequence ATGGGAGCAAACGACGGCGGCGTGTTGCTCGGGTCTATTATTTCTACTAATGTTATACATCCACTTTTTGGCGTTATCCTTCTTTTTCTCTCTCTTACCGTTGCACCTCTAATCTTTGGAACCGAGGTTGTAAAAACTCTTGGCACTAGAATTGTTCCCATCCAGTTTATTACTTTGCCAATGTTATATGGTGCGATAATTGCAACAATGACCTGGGTTATCATAGCACAGAGAATTAAATATCCTGTAAGCATTTCTTACACTTTTGTAGGTGCATTGGTTGGAAGCGCAATTGCAAGAAAAGTCCATACGCACATTAATACCATCGAGGTTTTAAAAGTTTTTGGTGGACTTGTTGCATCAATTGCCATAGGACTTATTGTTTCTTATATAGTTACAAAAATTTTCAACCTCATCTTGCGATATTTAAGCCCGAAAGTTTCACCGGTTTTTAAGTTGCTTCAGGTTATCTCTTCGCTTTTCCTTGTAATGGGCTATGGTGCAAATGATGCCGAGAAGACTTTGAGTTTGGTTTATACTGCAAGTTTAATTACCCAATCAAATTTTGCCCCTAATCCTAAAAATATTTTTGTTATATCTCTTCTTTCACTTCTATTTATTATTGGAACACTTTTCTTTGGTGCAAACTCACTTCTTACTTCGGGATTCCGCTTGATGAAAAGTAATCCGAAAGAAACATTCCTCGCTCAAACAATTACTTCAGCAACAGTTTTAACATTTGCAAGATTTGGACTTCCTGTAAGTTCAACTGAGACTTTAAATATGTCGATTGTAGGCATTGGTGTTGCAGAAAAACCGCACGCAGTAAGATACAATGTTGTTAAAAATCTTATTCTTACCTGGCTTGTAACGGTGCCAGCCTCAATTCTTTTATCCTATGGAATATCGACAATTTTTATTACAATATTAAAATAG